One Pullulanibacillus sp. KACC 23026 DNA segment encodes these proteins:
- a CDS encoding LacI family DNA-binding transcriptional regulator: MIKMSDVARKANVSTATVSRVLRNPHSVKEETRKKVLRVIEELNYQPNALARQLRTSRAHTILVVVPTITNTVFAQVLGGIDQLAGEYGYRVLLANSNGHKEKSMSYLDHLKQKQVDGVILLTSELGEALLADIAKEYPIVLTSEFIPGSIIPTVSIDNVRSGQQATEHLIQLGHQRIAHLTGPLEGLLSQGRLAGYKEALERHGIPYDQGLVQEGDFSFESGSELMKGWLESPDPPTALFAANDEMAIGAMKAAIEKGIDIPNNLAVVGFDNIQFSSIFEPMLTTVAQPFHDMGVQSMKLLLKQINQEEIEHPQIVLDSELIIRQSCGANKVNEK; the protein is encoded by the coding sequence ATGATCAAAATGAGTGATGTGGCAAGAAAGGCCAATGTCTCAACTGCAACTGTCTCTAGGGTGTTGCGGAATCCCCACTCAGTAAAAGAGGAGACGCGGAAAAAGGTCCTAAGAGTTATTGAGGAGCTGAATTATCAGCCAAACGCGCTGGCGCGTCAGCTTCGGACGAGCCGAGCTCATACCATATTGGTTGTTGTCCCAACGATTACGAATACTGTATTTGCACAGGTTCTAGGCGGGATTGATCAATTGGCAGGTGAGTATGGCTACCGTGTCCTTCTTGCTAATTCAAATGGTCACAAAGAAAAGAGCATGAGCTATCTTGATCATTTGAAGCAAAAGCAAGTGGATGGGGTTATTCTATTAACCTCAGAGCTTGGGGAAGCGTTATTGGCGGATATTGCAAAGGAGTACCCGATCGTCTTAACTTCGGAGTTTATCCCCGGTTCTATCATTCCAACTGTTTCGATTGATAATGTCAGAAGTGGGCAGCAAGCGACAGAGCATTTGATCCAGTTGGGTCATCAGCGAATCGCTCATTTAACCGGTCCATTAGAAGGCTTATTGAGTCAAGGAAGGCTTGCAGGTTACAAAGAAGCGCTGGAACGCCATGGCATCCCATATGATCAAGGGCTAGTTCAGGAAGGGGATTTCTCGTTTGAATCAGGCAGTGAATTGATGAAAGGTTGGCTGGAGAGTCCTGACCCTCCTACCGCTCTTTTTGCAGCGAATGATGAAATGGCAATCGGCGCTATGAAAGCAGCTATTGAAAAAGGGATCGATATTCCTAATAATCTTGCAGTCGTTGGATTTGATAACATTCAGTTTTCATCTATTTTTGAACCGATGCTGACAACTGTCGCACAACCTTTTCATGACATGGGTGTTCAATCGATGAAATTATTATTGAAGCAGATTAATCAAGAAGAGATTGAACATCCGCAAATTGTTCTGGATAGTGAATTAATCATTCGTCAATCATGCGGTGCCAATAAAGTTAATGAAAAATGA
- a CDS encoding ABC transporter substrate-binding protein → MNLLEHYVTLYKELNAGKREQDISVKIQAISQFLYCSVRNSQFIIKRLEEEQWIYWIPGRGRGRASTIRFLVAPEWLILNQAKSFVKAGHYEDAISHIHLFTTEFPSLLEQFNLWFTGLFGFHQEQTDERMQDVLRLRLNKLPIAPLEPINLTLRSETHIVRHVCDTLVRYNPKSRKMEPHLAFYWETEDNKLWHFYLRKGIYFHNGQLLTARDVQYTFNRAIANRKGAAHWMMETIDTIIVRDEYTVEFGLSLSNPFFLDLLADEHLSILSSKTNELSIDNQLIGTGPYQLIENQKDRLILEVFDRYFQTRPFLDRIEYWFVENVQDEALSVPTPKDIWQGVFPDEKLSRQQLRLLEWNVQYLSLNLHKKGPFQDPDFRQWFLSILDPNQIINDLKGDRDSAAFGFLPRKSSRPHSERENKGHFKLDIAKGQELLLYTFNDQDHIEDAGWLVQRAAHYGLTINPVFLNDEELLRPEKIQEADLIHDSATISDQIEMSFLQFLFANNSFLWNHMPSLIKNKLKQKRLQFYQVSSLQERENLLEEMEKLIMDHHMVKPLYRNRVTIDTDQQVQNVTLDRQGWIDLRTIWFKKPN, encoded by the coding sequence ATGAATTTATTAGAGCATTATGTCACGCTGTATAAAGAGTTGAACGCGGGGAAGCGGGAACAGGATATATCGGTCAAGATTCAAGCAATTTCTCAGTTTCTTTATTGTTCGGTCCGCAACAGCCAATTTATTATTAAGCGATTAGAAGAGGAGCAATGGATATATTGGATTCCTGGACGGGGGAGAGGACGTGCCTCAACCATTCGATTTTTAGTCGCGCCAGAGTGGTTGATTTTGAATCAAGCTAAGTCATTTGTAAAGGCAGGCCATTATGAGGATGCGATTTCCCATATCCATCTGTTCACTACCGAGTTTCCAAGTTTGCTAGAGCAATTTAACCTATGGTTTACAGGCCTATTTGGCTTTCATCAAGAGCAGACTGATGAGCGGATGCAAGATGTCCTTCGGCTAAGGCTAAACAAACTCCCCATAGCTCCCCTTGAGCCAATTAATCTCACTTTGCGATCTGAAACTCATATTGTTCGACACGTATGTGATACGCTTGTTCGATATAATCCTAAGTCAAGAAAAATGGAACCCCATCTTGCCTTCTACTGGGAGACAGAGGATAACAAATTGTGGCACTTCTATTTGAGAAAAGGCATTTATTTTCACAACGGACAGCTTTTAACCGCAAGAGATGTCCAATATACGTTTAATCGAGCCATCGCTAATCGGAAGGGGGCGGCTCATTGGATGATGGAAACGATTGATACAATCATCGTTCGTGATGAGTACACGGTTGAATTCGGTCTCTCCCTTTCTAATCCTTTCTTTCTTGATTTGCTTGCAGATGAACACCTGTCCATTCTTTCCAGCAAGACAAATGAGTTGTCCATTGACAATCAGCTTATAGGAACAGGCCCTTATCAGCTGATTGAGAATCAGAAGGATCGATTGATACTTGAAGTATTTGACCGCTACTTTCAGACTCGTCCATTTCTCGATCGAATTGAGTATTGGTTTGTTGAAAATGTACAAGATGAGGCTCTTTCTGTCCCGACACCAAAAGACATCTGGCAGGGCGTATTTCCTGATGAAAAATTATCGAGACAACAACTTAGACTATTGGAATGGAATGTTCAATATCTCTCATTAAATTTGCACAAAAAGGGGCCATTTCAGGATCCTGATTTCCGCCAATGGTTTCTGTCCATCCTAGATCCTAATCAGATTATTAACGATTTAAAGGGGGACAGAGATTCTGCGGCATTCGGTTTTTTACCTCGTAAGTCAAGCAGGCCTCACAGTGAAAGAGAAAACAAAGGGCATTTTAAATTAGATATTGCTAAAGGACAGGAGCTTCTGCTTTATACATTTAATGACCAAGATCATATTGAAGATGCGGGATGGTTAGTTCAAAGGGCAGCTCATTACGGCTTGACGATTAACCCAGTATTTCTTAATGACGAAGAACTATTAAGGCCAGAAAAAATCCAAGAAGCTGACCTCATTCATGACAGCGCGACGATCAGTGATCAAATTGAGATGAGTTTTCTGCAGTTTCTCTTTGCTAATAATAGTTTTCTATGGAATCATATGCCAAGCTTAATTAAGAATAAATTGAAACAAAAGCGTCTTCAATTTTATCAAGTCTCTTCATTGCAAGAGAGGGAGAACTTGTTAGAAGAGATGGAGAAGCTGATAATGGATCATCATATGGTTAAACCGTTGTATCGAAATAGAGTGACGATTGATACCGATCAACAGGTTCAGAATGTGACGTTGGATCGCCAAGGCTGGATTGATCTTCGTACCATCTGGTTTAAGAAACCTAATTAA
- a CDS encoding MFS transporter, translated as MKVWRLVRNRYPQSVWVRFIGEFIINLSGGMLAPYLILYINHQLGGHLLISMIVIGMGPLSEIMVTVIGGRLTDRIGRKRIITFSVIFQSLVMVGFMGAHGILLIAGLYILNGMCRSLYIPAARAQLVDVTEPNQRAEIFAVLSTIGSIGFTLGPALGYIVYISHPVMIFGFQGATLFLYSCLYLKWIPETSPCPLNPVQTAHCPSKKRRFPIHCYRTVLTLMALTLPISFFHAQSETNYRIYLSHLFTHYLSVLALLSTANSLMMLCLEIILVKWSERYSMRIILVITYSCYACVALLYAFSASLWLLMLAQLILTIGQTIGLNHLQRYVSELAPANERGLYFAIFGSHWDLSRMIGPFIGSVLMLHFGGAVLFVVTACLLVAGGIGQYWFTTKSQSTLNQQKISEATPR; from the coding sequence ATGAAAGTATGGCGGTTAGTGAGGAATCGTTATCCTCAATCTGTATGGGTTCGCTTTATCGGAGAATTTATAATAAACTTGTCGGGCGGCATGCTTGCCCCTTATTTAATTCTTTATATTAATCATCAATTAGGTGGTCATCTTCTGATTTCAATGATCGTCATAGGAATGGGTCCTTTATCGGAAATAATGGTGACAGTGATTGGCGGACGACTGACTGACCGAATCGGCAGAAAGCGGATCATCACATTTTCTGTCATTTTTCAATCTCTAGTTATGGTTGGGTTTATGGGAGCACATGGAATCCTCCTTATTGCTGGTCTTTATATCCTTAATGGTATGTGCCGTTCTTTATATATTCCGGCAGCAAGAGCGCAGCTTGTGGATGTGACAGAGCCGAATCAGCGTGCAGAGATTTTTGCTGTCCTTTCAACCATTGGCTCCATAGGTTTTACACTAGGTCCGGCACTTGGGTACATCGTCTACATCTCTCACCCAGTCATGATTTTTGGTTTCCAGGGTGCGACTCTTTTCCTTTACAGTTGCTTATATCTCAAATGGATTCCAGAAACATCCCCCTGTCCACTAAACCCTGTTCAAACCGCTCACTGCCCGAGTAAAAAGAGAAGGTTCCCTATTCATTGCTATCGAACGGTCTTAACTCTTATGGCTCTAACCTTACCAATCAGCTTTTTTCATGCCCAATCCGAGACCAATTATCGGATTTATCTCTCTCATTTATTTACACACTATTTATCTGTGTTAGCCCTTTTATCAACCGCCAATTCATTAATGATGCTGTGTCTTGAAATTATTTTAGTGAAATGGTCCGAGCGCTATAGCATGAGAATCATTTTGGTCATCACCTATAGCTGCTATGCCTGTGTGGCCCTTCTCTACGCCTTTTCTGCTAGTCTTTGGCTGTTAATGTTGGCACAGCTTATCTTAACAATAGGTCAAACCATTGGTCTTAATCATTTACAGCGCTATGTATCAGAGCTGGCTCCTGCCAATGAACGGGGGCTTTATTTTGCTATCTTCGGGTCACATTGGGATCTTTCACGGATGATTGGCCCATTCATAGGAAGTGTCCTAATGCTTCATTTTGGCGGAGCTGTTTTGTTTGTAGTCACTGCCTGTTTACTGGTCGCAGGAGGAATCGGACAATATTGGTTTACCACTAAATCTCAATCCACTCTCAACCAACAAAAAATTTCCGAAGCAACCCCTCGTTAA
- a CDS encoding NAD(P)-dependent oxidoreductase: MTKIAFIGLGIMGSRMALNLLKAEVPLIVHNRTKDKANELIEKGAEWASTPKEAIEKADIVFTMLSTPQIVEDVYYSDQGLKAGFKKGTLWVDSSTVNPSFSEKMAEEAASIGVRFLDAPVSGSLVPAEKGELIFLVGGTKADFDEAKPYFDIMGKVSHFLGENGKGSSMKLLINLLLAQSMATFTETLRLGEAMGFPQTQLLETLLNHPVTPPILAGKKSKWINDDYSPEFPLKHMHKDLHLVAETAFELNRAMPLANAAKEVFAQAKQKGLGDLDLSALYKSIE; the protein is encoded by the coding sequence ATGACAAAAATTGCTTTTATTGGTCTCGGAATTATGGGCAGCCGCATGGCTCTCAACTTATTAAAGGCTGAAGTTCCGCTGATCGTCCATAACCGTACAAAGGATAAGGCCAACGAATTAATCGAAAAGGGAGCAGAATGGGCCTCTACCCCTAAAGAAGCGATAGAAAAGGCTGACATTGTCTTTACAATGCTTAGTACTCCACAAATTGTCGAGGATGTTTACTACTCAGATCAAGGCCTCAAGGCTGGTTTCAAAAAAGGGACGCTTTGGGTCGATTCGAGCACGGTTAATCCTTCATTCAGTGAAAAGATGGCCGAAGAAGCTGCATCAATAGGAGTCCGTTTCTTAGATGCCCCCGTTTCAGGTTCATTAGTTCCTGCTGAAAAAGGCGAACTCATCTTTCTAGTTGGAGGAACAAAGGCCGACTTTGATGAAGCTAAGCCATACTTTGATATTATGGGGAAGGTGTCACACTTCTTGGGTGAAAACGGCAAAGGCTCTTCGATGAAGCTGCTCATCAACTTATTGCTTGCCCAATCAATGGCGACCTTCACTGAAACCCTTCGTCTTGGCGAAGCGATGGGCTTTCCACAAACTCAGCTTTTAGAAACATTGCTTAACCATCCCGTAACCCCTCCTATTCTGGCAGGGAAAAAGAGCAAATGGATCAATGACGACTATAGTCCTGAATTTCCTCTTAAGCATATGCATAAGGACTTGCACCTTGTTGCCGAAACAGCCTTTGAATTGAATAGGGCCATGCCGCTTGCCAATGCCGCTAAAGAGGTGTTTGCACAAGCGAAGCAAAAAGGTCTCGGAGACTTAGACCTATCCGCACTGTATAAATCAATAGAATAA
- a CDS encoding VOC family protein: MKFDFDHLVHLTKRPEEAVQAWKDLGFHAANGGHHENWGTYNGIAHFGLSYIEFLGLENASIARQVTDNTLIQQTAGTSPDYEGFLRLAFRTTNMNEAVAHFKNQGLRVIGPVPGERRRTDGSLLKWEMLFIEEENEDPYNFPFIIDWKMSDSDREQQLKDQQLMIDKMAAPTLSEIGIYTAAPAKTARAWQKLFNLELSSGMDSTDDTAVKGSLGSTAFVFHRDTRYGFNSATFKGKVRPSYVKIKQSLFLASQEIYGGLYLFNGGS; encoded by the coding sequence ATGAAGTTTGATTTTGACCACCTCGTTCATTTGACAAAACGACCTGAAGAAGCTGTTCAAGCTTGGAAGGACTTGGGGTTTCATGCTGCTAATGGAGGTCATCATGAAAATTGGGGAACGTATAATGGCATAGCTCATTTTGGATTAAGCTATATTGAGTTTCTCGGGTTAGAAAACGCCTCTATCGCACGTCAAGTAACCGATAATACCTTAATTCAGCAAACCGCAGGCACCTCACCTGATTACGAAGGCTTTCTACGCCTTGCATTCCGGACCACAAATATGAATGAGGCCGTTGCTCATTTTAAAAACCAGGGCCTCCGCGTGATCGGCCCAGTCCCCGGTGAACGCCGCCGTACCGACGGGTCTCTGCTCAAATGGGAAATGCTTTTTATTGAAGAAGAAAACGAGGATCCCTATAATTTTCCCTTTATTATTGATTGGAAAATGTCTGATTCTGACCGCGAACAACAGCTGAAAGATCAGCAATTAATGATTGACAAAATGGCAGCCCCGACACTTTCTGAAATCGGCATATACACCGCAGCACCCGCTAAAACTGCCCGAGCATGGCAAAAACTATTTAACTTGGAATTGAGCAGCGGCATGGACTCAACTGATGATACAGCTGTAAAAGGCTCATTAGGTTCAACTGCCTTCGTTTTTCATCGAGATACTCGCTATGGATTTAATTCAGCAACGTTTAAGGGAAAAGTTCGGCCTTCTTATGTTAAAATTAAGCAATCGCTTTTTCTTGCTAGTCAAGAAATCTATGGCGGACTTTACCTATTTAATGGAGGTTCATAA
- a CDS encoding MoxR family ATPase, with amino-acid sequence MLEQRLQHLPPVTLTDEEKQLLGEPGYTAPEPSIIEDALSALILGKNVLLKGPTGSGKTRLASLLAALLQQPMYSINCSVDLDSEALLGYKTLDYDDNQKAQIRFVPGPVEKAMKRGQLLYIDEINMAKADTLPILNGVLDYRRMILNPFTSETIQAKEGFGVIAAINEGYVGTTPLNEALKNRFVVIDVPYLQGKALKKLVLTQSLQKDEEIVQFFVQLSDDLLSKVRDGQLSEDAASIRSLLDACDLSTIMPPLRAIKRAIVDKLEDERERTAVIDIAETYF; translated from the coding sequence ATGTTAGAACAGCGTCTTCAGCATCTCCCTCCTGTTACGTTAACGGACGAAGAAAAGCAACTATTAGGAGAACCTGGGTATACGGCTCCTGAACCTTCTATTATAGAAGATGCACTGAGTGCCTTAATTTTGGGGAAAAACGTGCTCCTGAAGGGACCCACCGGTTCAGGCAAAACGCGATTAGCCTCACTCCTCGCTGCGCTGCTTCAACAGCCAATGTATTCTATAAATTGTTCTGTAGACCTTGATTCTGAAGCTCTTCTCGGTTATAAAACACTAGACTATGATGACAATCAAAAAGCTCAAATTCGTTTTGTACCAGGACCAGTTGAAAAAGCCATGAAACGCGGTCAGCTTTTATACATTGATGAAATCAATATGGCTAAGGCCGATACATTACCTATTTTAAACGGCGTCCTCGACTATCGCCGAATGATTCTAAATCCCTTTACGTCAGAAACCATTCAAGCTAAAGAAGGTTTTGGGGTCATTGCCGCCATTAATGAAGGTTATGTCGGGACAACCCCTCTTAATGAAGCACTGAAAAATCGTTTTGTTGTCATTGATGTCCCTTACTTGCAAGGCAAAGCACTAAAGAAGTTAGTACTCACCCAATCTTTGCAAAAAGATGAGGAGATTGTCCAATTCTTCGTTCAATTGAGTGATGACCTGCTATCAAAGGTTCGGGATGGACAACTATCTGAGGATGCTGCCTCCATTCGTTCCCTACTAGATGCCTGTGATTTATCGACGATCATGCCTCCTCTTCGCGCCATCAAGCGGGCGATCGTTGATAAATTAGAGGATGAACGAGAACGTACGGCTGTTATAGACATCGCTGAAACCTACTTCTAA
- a CDS encoding ArsB/NhaD family transporter produces the protein MSWEAWLAVGIFIIVYAVLISEKIHRTIMAMIGGIAMIVFGVLNQETAIQHIDFNTIGLLVGMMIIVNITSETGLFRFIALWSAKLVKGRPIPLLLVFSVVTAVCSAFLDNVTTVLLMVPVTFNITRRLALPAMPFLISEILMSNIGGTATMIGDPPNIMIGSAVSHLSFLDFINVLGPAVLVIGAITLAALILLYRKHLVVSDEKRNLISELDPKLEIRDKKLLIKCLSVLGLTMLGFFSHSILPVESATVALVGAFILLLLAGRHHIERAFEKIEWSTLFFFIGLFVLVGGLLETGIIGELAKGVLHLTGGELKSTSFLILWLSAFASAFVDNIPYVATMIPLIEEMGSLGMEDLDPLWWSLSLGACLGGNGTLIGASANVIVSGMAEREGVMITFGRYLLIGIPVMIVSVMISSLYLYLRFLI, from the coding sequence ATGAGTTGGGAAGCTTGGCTTGCTGTAGGTATTTTTATTATAGTCTATGCCGTTTTAATATCTGAAAAGATTCACCGAACAATTATGGCAATGATTGGGGGAATTGCGATGATTGTATTCGGAGTCCTTAATCAAGAGACGGCGATCCAACATATTGATTTTAATACAATTGGACTACTGGTTGGGATGATGATCATTGTGAATATTACATCTGAGACAGGTTTGTTTCGATTTATTGCATTATGGTCAGCGAAACTGGTTAAAGGACGACCGATTCCACTTTTACTTGTATTTTCTGTGGTGACGGCTGTTTGTTCCGCATTTTTAGATAATGTGACGACTGTCCTTCTAATGGTGCCCGTTACCTTTAATATTACGAGGCGATTAGCTTTGCCAGCTATGCCTTTCTTAATCAGTGAGATTTTAATGTCAAACATTGGTGGAACAGCAACGATGATTGGTGATCCGCCGAATATTATGATTGGGAGTGCTGTCTCCCATCTGTCTTTTTTAGATTTTATAAATGTTTTGGGACCTGCTGTGCTCGTGATAGGCGCGATCACTTTGGCAGCCTTAATTCTTTTGTATAGGAAACACCTCGTCGTGTCAGATGAGAAAAGGAACTTGATTTCAGAGCTTGACCCTAAATTAGAGATTCGTGATAAAAAATTATTAATAAAATGTTTGAGCGTTCTGGGCTTGACTATGTTAGGATTTTTTTCACATTCGATTCTTCCTGTTGAATCAGCAACGGTTGCGTTAGTGGGTGCCTTTATTTTGCTGCTTCTTGCGGGAAGACATCACATTGAGAGAGCCTTTGAAAAAATTGAATGGTCGACCTTGTTTTTCTTCATCGGCTTATTCGTCTTGGTTGGCGGATTGCTGGAAACTGGGATCATTGGGGAACTGGCAAAAGGTGTGCTTCATCTAACCGGGGGTGAACTTAAATCCACCTCATTCCTAATTTTATGGCTGAGTGCGTTTGCTTCCGCGTTCGTGGATAATATTCCTTATGTCGCAACGATGATACCTTTGATTGAAGAAATGGGTTCACTTGGTATGGAGGATTTGGACCCGCTTTGGTGGAGCCTCTCGCTTGGAGCTTGTCTCGGAGGAAATGGAACGTTAATTGGGGCAAGCGCTAATGTGATTGTCTCGGGTATGGCTGAACGTGAAGGTGTCATGATAACCTTCGGCCGGTACCTCTTAATTGGGATCCCTGTCATGATCGTGTCGGTTATGATCTCGTCTCTTTATCTCTATTTAAGATTTCTTATTTAG
- a CDS encoding YihY/virulence factor BrkB family protein gives MKRPRTTFINQLLGQILRDQINDLSAQLAFYFLLSLFPLFIFILTLLPFLDINPDPVIQWLVSLAPGEAAALIESNVRPLLTKASGGLLSFGALATLWSASNATSAIFRALNKAYNVEETRPFWKVKLYAILLTVALIFVILITLILPVFGDLILKIVSNFVIIPPIMSSLLNVVRWGTGMVIMVIVLMNLYLFVPDVHLNFRLVLPGAVVATVGWQLISLGFSFYVSQFAHYTSTYGSLGGVIILMLWFFLTGMILMIGGEVNAVFFERHQYRR, from the coding sequence ATGAAAAGGCCACGCACGACATTTATTAATCAATTGCTTGGACAAATTCTGCGCGACCAAATCAATGATTTATCCGCTCAACTCGCTTTTTATTTCCTGTTATCCTTATTTCCCCTCTTTATTTTTATTCTAACGTTGTTGCCTTTTTTGGATATCAATCCAGATCCTGTTATTCAGTGGCTGGTTTCTCTTGCTCCTGGTGAAGCGGCAGCATTAATTGAGTCAAATGTTAGACCGTTGTTGACAAAAGCGAGCGGCGGACTGCTGTCATTCGGCGCATTGGCCACTCTATGGTCCGCCTCTAATGCCACAAGTGCGATCTTTCGGGCATTAAACAAAGCCTATAATGTAGAAGAGACAAGGCCGTTTTGGAAGGTGAAGCTTTATGCGATCCTCCTCACCGTTGCTTTAATCTTTGTGATCTTAATCACCCTGATTCTTCCAGTCTTTGGCGACCTCATTCTTAAGATTGTTTCGAACTTTGTAATCATCCCTCCTATTATGTCTTCTCTTTTAAATGTTGTTCGGTGGGGGACGGGAATGGTTATAATGGTAATCGTTCTTATGAATCTTTATCTCTTTGTGCCTGATGTTCATTTGAATTTTAGATTGGTTTTGCCAGGGGCTGTTGTAGCGACTGTTGGCTGGCAGCTCATTTCATTAGGTTTCTCATTCTATGTGTCACAGTTTGCGCATTACACCTCAACCTATGGAAGCCTGGGAGGCGTTATTATTTTGATGCTTTGGTTCTTCTTAACAGGGATGATTTTGATGATCGGTGGGGAAGTGAATGCCGTATTTTTTGAACGTCATCAATATAGACGATGA
- a CDS encoding small acid-soluble spore protein P, protein MKKKVQAESGQPKPLSGSKKVKNKNHSRNNHGEGH, encoded by the coding sequence ATGAAGAAAAAGGTCCAAGCAGAAAGCGGACAACCAAAACCGTTAAGCGGTTCGAAAAAGGTGAAAAATAAAAACCATTCCCGAAATAATCACGGTGAAGGTCACTAA
- a CDS encoding MarR family transcriptional regulator: MEEKVALIQSIEQRYRMMFRQIQKELNDLFRGENITSHELVFLKQISIEEPVKISDLSKELSVTPSYATALSDRLLQRGYIERKRSEVDRRIVELTSTDQGKALVVELDNKKSQFFLKLYSHFSIEELKILDILIGKFEKATYPE; the protein is encoded by the coding sequence ATGGAGGAAAAAGTAGCGTTAATTCAATCCATCGAGCAAAGATATAGGATGATGTTTCGTCAAATTCAGAAAGAGCTTAATGATTTGTTCAGAGGAGAAAACATCACAAGCCATGAGTTAGTCTTCTTAAAACAAATCTCCATAGAAGAGCCTGTCAAAATATCAGACCTCTCTAAGGAACTGAGCGTGACGCCTAGCTATGCAACAGCTCTATCCGATCGGCTGCTTCAGCGCGGCTATATAGAACGAAAGCGTTCAGAAGTTGATCGAAGGATTGTCGAATTAACCTCTACGGACCAAGGGAAGGCCCTTGTAGTCGAATTAGACAACAAAAAAAGTCAATTTTTCTTGAAACTCTATTCGCATTTTTCGATTGAGGAACTCAAAATCTTAGATATCCTCATCGGTAAATTTGAAAAGGCCACCTATCCTGAATGA